The proteins below are encoded in one region of Sphingomonas sp.:
- the ccoO gene encoding cytochrome-c oxidase, cbb3-type subunit II: protein MSSKLLDHKKIERNVTLLGALALVAVTIGGIVEIAPLFWIDSTVEKVEGVRPYTPLEQVGRDIYVREGCYNCHSQMIRPFRDEVERYGPYSLAAESMYDHPFQWGSKRTGPDLARVGGRYSDEWHVQHLKDPQSVVPESIMPKYAFLADHDLDASDIQDRLTALRRVGVPYSDDDIAKAAADLKAQAEPDVDHDDLQKRYPKSQARDFDGNPGRTTEMDALVAYLQMLGTLVDFQSAKPQEQAR from the coding sequence ATGTCTTCGAAGCTCCTCGATCACAAGAAGATCGAACGTAACGTCACGCTGCTCGGCGCGCTCGCGCTGGTGGCGGTGACCATTGGCGGCATCGTCGAGATCGCGCCGCTGTTCTGGATCGACTCGACGGTGGAAAAGGTGGAGGGCGTGCGTCCCTACACCCCGCTCGAGCAGGTCGGCCGCGACATTTATGTGCGCGAGGGCTGCTACAACTGCCATTCGCAGATGATCCGTCCGTTCCGCGACGAGGTCGAGCGTTACGGCCCCTACAGCCTCGCCGCCGAAAGCATGTACGATCATCCGTTCCAATGGGGCTCCAAGCGCACCGGGCCCGATCTCGCGCGCGTCGGCGGGCGCTATTCGGACGAATGGCACGTCCAGCATCTCAAGGACCCGCAGTCGGTCGTGCCCGAATCGATCATGCCCAAATACGCGTTCCTCGCCGATCACGATCTGGACGCGAGCGATATCCAGGACCGGCTGACCGCGCTGCGCCGGGTGGGCGTGCCCTATTCCGACGATGATATCGCCAAGGCCGCTGCCGATCTGAAAGCGCAGGCGGAGCCCGATGTCGATCACGACGATCTGCAGAAGCGCTACCCCAAGTCGCAGGCGCGCGATTTCGACGGCAATCCGGGGCGGACGACCGAGATGGATGCCCTCGTCGCCTATCTCCAGATGCTCGGCACCCTGGTCGATTTCCAGTCCGCCAAGCCCCAGGAGCAGGCGCGATGA
- a CDS encoding cbb3-type cytochrome c oxidase subunit 3, protein MNYDALRHFADSYGLVFMILVFLGLIGWTFRKGASRHHERAATMIFDEERPGD, encoded by the coding sequence ATGAACTACGACGCGCTGCGCCACTTCGCCGACAGCTACGGCCTGGTCTTCATGATCCTGGTCTTTCTGGGGCTGATCGGCTGGACCTTCCGCAAGGGTGCGTCGCGGCACCACGAGCGCGCCGCCACCATGATTTTCGACGAGGAACGGCCCGGTGACTGA
- the ccoP gene encoding cytochrome-c oxidase, cbb3-type subunit III, with product MTEKRIDDATGTQTVGHEWDGIEELDTPMPRWWLYTLYATIVFSLGYVIAYPAWPLIDRATHGVLGWTSRGAFNEEMAREGGRRAPIVEALSRIQIERLPEDSKLLDAAVAGGAAAFKVHCVQCHGSGAQGGRGYANLNDDDWLWGGDLKTIEETIRNGVRQPGNDATRQSQMPAFGRDQLLKPEEIEDVVSYVRYVSRQEPASRSAQRGAQVFANNCAACHGADAKGNRQFGAPNLTDSIWLYGGDRETLSDTVHNARSGVMPAWGGRLDPVTIKMLAAYVHSLGGGEAFVPEAPAANVAAPAPEAAPAAQSQNGKP from the coding sequence GTGACTGAGAAACGGATCGACGACGCGACCGGCACCCAAACCGTCGGTCACGAATGGGACGGCATCGAGGAACTCGACACGCCGATGCCGCGCTGGTGGCTCTATACCCTCTATGCCACCATCGTCTTCTCGCTCGGCTATGTGATCGCCTATCCCGCCTGGCCGCTCATCGACCGCGCCACTCATGGCGTTCTCGGCTGGACCAGCCGCGGCGCGTTCAACGAGGAGATGGCGCGCGAAGGCGGCCGGCGCGCGCCGATCGTGGAGGCGCTTTCGCGTATCCAGATCGAACGGCTGCCCGAGGATTCGAAGCTGCTCGACGCCGCCGTCGCGGGCGGCGCCGCGGCGTTCAAGGTGCATTGCGTCCAGTGCCATGGCTCGGGCGCGCAGGGCGGCCGTGGCTATGCCAACCTCAACGACGACGATTGGCTGTGGGGCGGCGACCTCAAGACGATCGAGGAGACGATCCGCAACGGCGTCCGCCAGCCCGGCAACGATGCGACGCGCCAGTCGCAAATGCCTGCCTTCGGCCGCGACCAGCTGCTCAAGCCCGAGGAGATCGAGGATGTCGTCTCCTATGTCCGCTACGTTTCGCGGCAGGAGCCGGCAAGCCGATCGGCGCAGCGCGGCGCGCAGGTCTTCGCCAACAATTGCGCGGCGTGCCACGGCGCCGATGCTAAGGGCAACCGGCAGTTCGGCGCGCCGAACCTGACCGATTCGATCTGGCTGTACGGCGGCGACCGCGAAACGCTTAGCGACACGGTGCACAATGCCCGCAGCGGCGTGATGCCGGCTTGGGGCGGCCGGCTCGATCCCGTCACCATCAAGATGCTCGCCGCCTATGTCCATTCGCTGGGCGGCGGCGAGGCGTTCGTTCCCGAGGCGCCGGCGGCCAACGTCGCCGCGCCCGCACCGGAGGCGGCGCCGGCCGCGCAATCGCAGAATGGCAAGCCCTGA
- a CDS encoding 4Fe-4S dicluster domain-containing protein — MASPEDLTRPGIKLFEARRKIFPKAINGSYRRLKWAIMAVTLAIYYVTPWLRWNRGPYAPDQAVLVDIANRRFFMFSIEIWPHEFYYVAGLLIMAGIGLFLVTSSVGRAWCGYACPQTVWTDLFLHVERFIDGDRNAQLRLQKAPLGPAKIARRVVKHGIWLVIAVATGGAWIFYFADAPTLFRQLFAGEAPLVAYATVAVLTFTTYTLGGLMREQFCIYACPWPRIQGAMLDEKSLIVTYKHWRGEPRTHGLKRAGEAVRRPEAGDQGAAPQQGLPSLVMLASNPEKTPRIGDCIDCNACVAVCPTGIDIREGSQIGCITCGLCIDACDEVMVKIDRPTRLIGYSTVADEMAAGEGRPTEHPMRRLFRPRAVIYFLVWAGIGCGMLFALGTRQRLDLSISQNRNPVYVRLSDGTVRNSFTAKVRNMQSRPREMEVSVEGVLGAVLWSDDGSREAAGRSVRIAVPADRVAKARLFIAAPGEGPVRSDLKFTVRALDAEGGRSSASSFFERPEGGR; from the coding sequence ATGGCAAGCCCTGAAGACCTGACCCGCCCGGGGATCAAGCTGTTCGAAGCGCGGCGGAAGATATTCCCCAAAGCGATCAACGGCAGTTACCGGCGCCTGAAATGGGCGATCATGGCGGTGACCCTCGCCATCTATTACGTCACGCCCTGGCTGCGTTGGAACCGCGGCCCCTATGCGCCCGATCAGGCGGTGCTGGTGGATATCGCCAACCGCCGCTTCTTCATGTTCTCGATCGAGATCTGGCCGCACGAATTCTATTATGTCGCCGGGCTGCTGATCATGGCCGGGATCGGGCTGTTCCTGGTCACCTCGTCGGTGGGGCGGGCCTGGTGCGGCTATGCCTGCCCGCAGACGGTGTGGACCGATCTGTTCCTCCACGTCGAGCGTTTCATCGACGGCGACCGCAATGCCCAGCTCCGGCTGCAGAAGGCGCCGCTCGGCCCGGCCAAGATCGCCAGGCGCGTGGTGAAGCATGGCATCTGGCTGGTGATCGCGGTGGCGACCGGCGGCGCGTGGATCTTCTATTTCGCCGACGCGCCGACGCTCTTCAGGCAATTGTTCGCGGGCGAGGCTCCGCTCGTCGCCTATGCGACGGTCGCGGTGCTGACCTTCACCACCTACACGCTCGGCGGGCTGATGCGCGAGCAGTTCTGCATCTATGCCTGTCCCTGGCCGCGGATCCAGGGCGCGATGCTCGACGAGAAGTCGCTGATCGTGACCTACAAGCATTGGCGCGGCGAACCGCGGACGCACGGCCTCAAGCGCGCGGGCGAAGCGGTCCGCAGGCCCGAGGCGGGTGATCAGGGCGCTGCGCCGCAGCAAGGCCTGCCCTCACTCGTGATGCTCGCGTCGAACCCCGAGAAGACGCCGCGAATTGGCGATTGCATTGATTGCAACGCGTGCGTTGCCGTTTGTCCGACGGGGATCGATATCCGGGAGGGCTCGCAGATCGGCTGCATCACCTGCGGCCTGTGCATCGATGCCTGCGACGAGGTCATGGTCAAGATCGACCGCCCGACCCGGTTGATTGGCTATTCGACGGTTGCCGACGAGATGGCGGCGGGCGAGGGGCGACCGACCGAGCATCCGATGCGGCGGCTGTTCCGGCCGCGGGCCGTGATCTATTTCCTGGTCTGGGCCGGGATCGGCTGCGGGATGCTGTTCGCGCTCGGCACGCGCCAGCGGCTCGATCTGTCGATCAGCCAGAACCGCAATCCGGTCTATGTCCGCCTTTCCGACGGGACGGTGCGCAACAGCTTCACCGCCAAGGTCCGCAACATGCAGAGCCGCCCGCGCGAGATGGAGGTCTCCGTCGAAGGCGTGCTGGGCGCAGTGCTCTGGTCGGATGACGGCAGCCGCGAGGCCGCCGGGCGCAGCGTGCGCATCGCGGTTCCCGCCGACCGCGTGGCCAAGGCGCGCCTGTTTATCGCCGCGCCCGGCGAGGGACCCGTGCGCAGCGACCTGAAATTCACCGTGCGCGCGCTCGATGCCGAGGGGGGGCGGAGCAGCGCCAGCAGCTTCTTCGAGCGTCCGGAGGGGGGTAGATGA
- a CDS encoding FixH family protein, giving the protein MIKRFTGWHMLAVMLLMFGTIIAVNAVMATYAISTFGGPVVDNSYVASQRFNGWLAQARAQKALGWTIAVQGSADGRIALRTNAPPGATVTGVAEHPLGRAAAQALRFVGNNGAFRTREPLPAGRWLLRVEIRAGGKTARFASQVRL; this is encoded by the coding sequence ATGATCAAACGTTTCACCGGCTGGCACATGCTCGCGGTCATGCTGCTGATGTTCGGCACGATCATCGCCGTCAACGCGGTGATGGCCACCTACGCGATCTCGACCTTCGGCGGTCCGGTGGTCGACAACAGCTATGTCGCCAGCCAGCGCTTCAACGGCTGGTTGGCGCAGGCGCGCGCGCAGAAGGCGCTCGGCTGGACGATCGCGGTGCAGGGCAGCGCGGATGGCCGCATCGCGCTGCGCACCAATGCGCCGCCGGGCGCGACCGTGACCGGCGTGGCCGAGCATCCGCTGGGCCGCGCCGCCGCGCAGGCGTTGCGCTTCGTCGGCAATAACGGCGCGTTCCGCACGCGCGAGCCGCTTCCCGCCGGCCGCTGGCTGCTGCGCGTCGAAATCCGCGCAGGCGGCAAGACCGCGCGCTTCGCGAGCCAGGTCCGGCTGTGA
- a CDS encoding heavy metal translocating P-type ATPase — MNAVTTFVVPDLRCAACIGKLERGLAAEPEIARARVNFTARRLRVEHAETLAPDALIETIARIGFEAHPFLGEAEGASGREHRELVKCLAVAGFAATNVMLLSVSIWSGADGAIRQLFHLLSGAIALPAVAYAGRPFFRSAWSALRRGRTNMDVPISIGVTVACAISVYETAIWGRHAYFDGAVTLLFFLLAGRTLDSMMRAKAQDAVAALLRQAPPGAAVIGSDGTTQWRDADELAPGMRILVAAGERAAADGVVESGVSSVDRALVTGESLPEAVSAGAAVLAGTINLDAPLIVRVTAAGESTVIADIARMMEAAGGSKSRYVRLADRAARLYAPAVHTLAALSFVGWMIAGAGLHQAVTIAVAVLIITCPCALGLAVPVAQVVAAGALARRGILVKDGSALERLAEADAALFDKTGTLTLGRPVPEAPLALDAAEAPLALALAQASRHPLSRALAGALAAHGVEPEKVADLRERPGQGVEGHVGDRAIRLGRPGWIGLAADGSALATAFHVEGGTPRLLRFRDALRPDARAAIDRIRAEGLEAMVLSGDRPEAVAEVAAVLGIEAHGAVGPDGKLEVIERLADEGRKVLMVGDGLNDGPALKAAYVSIAPSSASDVGQTAADLLFLGERLMPVPIAIAAARRTMRVVRQNFALAIGYNVLAVPLAFMGYVTPLIAALAMSGSSVLVVANALRLRGAAR, encoded by the coding sequence GTGAACGCGGTCACCACCTTCGTCGTGCCCGATCTGCGCTGCGCCGCCTGCATCGGCAAGCTCGAGCGCGGGCTGGCCGCCGAGCCCGAAATCGCGCGTGCGCGCGTCAATTTCACCGCCAGGCGACTCCGGGTCGAGCACGCCGAAACTCTCGCCCCCGACGCGCTCATCGAGACGATCGCGCGGATCGGCTTCGAAGCGCATCCCTTTCTGGGCGAGGCGGAGGGCGCGTCGGGCCGTGAGCATCGCGAGTTGGTGAAGTGCCTCGCGGTCGCGGGCTTCGCCGCGACCAATGTGATGCTGCTATCGGTGTCGATATGGTCGGGCGCCGACGGGGCGATCCGCCAGCTCTTCCACCTGCTCTCCGGCGCCATCGCGCTGCCCGCGGTCGCTTATGCCGGCCGGCCCTTCTTCCGCAGCGCCTGGAGCGCCTTGCGGCGCGGCAGGACCAACATGGACGTGCCGATCTCGATCGGCGTGACCGTCGCCTGCGCGATCAGCGTCTACGAGACCGCGATCTGGGGGCGGCACGCCTATTTCGACGGTGCGGTGACCCTGCTGTTCTTCCTGCTCGCCGGGCGCACGCTCGACAGCATGATGCGCGCCAAGGCGCAGGATGCGGTCGCCGCGCTGCTGCGCCAGGCGCCGCCGGGCGCGGCGGTGATCGGCAGCGACGGTACGACCCAGTGGCGCGACGCCGACGAACTGGCCCCCGGCATGCGCATATTGGTCGCGGCGGGCGAGCGTGCGGCGGCCGACGGCGTGGTCGAAAGCGGTGTTAGCAGCGTCGATCGCGCGCTGGTCACCGGCGAGAGCCTCCCCGAAGCGGTGTCGGCCGGCGCGGCGGTCCTCGCGGGAACGATCAATCTCGATGCGCCGCTCATCGTGCGCGTCACCGCTGCGGGCGAGAGCACCGTCATCGCCGACATCGCCCGGATGATGGAGGCTGCGGGCGGGAGCAAGTCGCGCTACGTGCGCCTCGCCGACCGCGCCGCGCGCCTGTATGCGCCCGCGGTCCACACGCTAGCCGCGCTCAGCTTCGTCGGCTGGATGATCGCCGGCGCGGGGTTGCACCAGGCGGTGACGATCGCCGTCGCGGTGCTGATCATCACCTGCCCCTGCGCGTTGGGACTGGCGGTTCCCGTGGCCCAGGTGGTCGCGGCGGGCGCGCTGGCGCGGCGCGGAATCCTCGTCAAGGACGGATCGGCGCTCGAACGACTGGCCGAAGCCGACGCGGCGCTGTTCGACAAGACCGGGACGCTCACGCTGGGCCGCCCGGTTCCGGAAGCGCCGCTGGCGCTCGATGCCGCGGAGGCGCCGCTCGCTTTGGCGCTGGCGCAGGCCAGCCGCCATCCGCTGTCGCGCGCGCTGGCTGGCGCGCTGGCTGCGCATGGCGTGGAGCCGGAGAAAGTGGCCGACCTGCGAGAGCGGCCGGGACAGGGCGTGGAGGGGCATGTCGGCGACCGGGCGATCCGCCTCGGTCGGCCCGGCTGGATCGGCCTCGCCGCCGATGGCTCGGCGCTGGCGACGGCTTTTCACGTCGAAGGCGGCACGCCGCGGCTGCTGCGCTTCCGCGATGCGCTGCGACCGGATGCGCGGGCGGCGATCGACCGCATCCGCGCCGAGGGTTTGGAAGCGATGGTGCTTTCCGGCGACCGCCCCGAAGCGGTGGCCGAAGTCGCGGCGGTTCTCGGAATCGAAGCGCACGGCGCGGTCGGGCCGGACGGAAAGCTCGAGGTTATCGAGCGGCTGGCCGACGAAGGCCGCAAGGTGCTGATGGTCGGTGACGGACTCAATGACGGGCCCGCGCTCAAGGCGGCCTATGTGTCGATCGCGCCCTCCTCCGCCAGCGATGTCGGTCAGACCGCCGCCGACCTGCTGTTCCTCGGCGAGCGGCTGATGCCCGTACCGATCGCGATCGCCGCCGCGCGACGGACGATGCGCGTCGTCCGCCAGAATTTCGCACTGGCGATCGGCTACAATGTCCTCGCCGTCCCGCTCGCCTTCATGGGGTATGTCACGCCCCTGATCGCCGCACTGGCGATGTCCGGCTCGTCGGTCCTCGTCGTCGCCAACGCGCTGCGCCTTCGCGGGGCTGCGCGATGA
- the ccoS gene encoding cbb3-type cytochrome oxidase assembly protein CcoS, with translation MNGLVLLIPVALSLGLAGLAAFFWSVRSGQYDDMDGAALRVLIDDEDAE, from the coding sequence ATGAACGGGCTCGTGCTCCTCATCCCCGTCGCGTTGAGTCTGGGGCTTGCCGGGCTGGCGGCGTTCTTCTGGTCGGTCCGTTCGGGCCAGTATGACGACATGGACGGCGCAGCGCTGCGGGTGCTGATCGACGACGAAGATGCCGAATGA
- a CDS encoding DUF72 domain-containing protein, translated as MTQSPIRIGIGGWTFEPWRGGAFYPEGLSQKRELEYASRALSAIEINGTYYSGFKPATFEGWAKTVPDGFVFTVKGSRFCTNRKVLADAGESVQKFVKQGIVELGDKLGPLFWQFMATKKFEREDFQAFLDLLPREEAGVKLRHAIQVRHESFAVPEFVAMCRNAGVALVYADSPQYPAIADVTGDFVYARLEAGEDDNPFCYPEDELPKWAAAARTWASGGRPEGLPYVEDQDPPAKPRETFIFFIHGGKVRAPAAAQELVRRVSD; from the coding sequence ATGACCCAATCCCCCATCCGAATCGGCATCGGCGGCTGGACCTTCGAGCCGTGGCGCGGCGGCGCTTTCTACCCTGAAGGCCTCAGCCAGAAGCGCGAGCTGGAATATGCCAGCCGCGCGCTCTCGGCGATCGAGATCAACGGCACCTATTATTCGGGCTTCAAGCCGGCGACGTTCGAAGGCTGGGCCAAAACCGTGCCCGACGGTTTCGTCTTCACCGTCAAGGGCTCGCGCTTCTGCACCAACCGCAAGGTGCTCGCCGATGCGGGCGAATCGGTCCAGAAATTCGTCAAGCAGGGCATCGTCGAACTGGGCGACAAGCTCGGGCCGCTGTTCTGGCAGTTCATGGCGACCAAGAAGTTCGAGCGCGAAGACTTCCAGGCGTTCCTCGACCTGCTGCCGCGCGAGGAGGCAGGGGTGAAGCTGCGCCACGCCATCCAGGTTCGCCACGAGAGCTTCGCGGTGCCGGAGTTCGTCGCGATGTGCCGCAACGCCGGTGTCGCCCTGGTCTATGCCGATTCGCCGCAATATCCGGCGATCGCCGATGTCACCGGCGATTTCGTCTATGCGCGGCTGGAAGCGGGCGAGGACGATAATCCGTTCTGTTACCCGGAGGACGAGCTCCCGAAATGGGCGGCGGCAGCCAGGACCTGGGCCTCGGGCGGGCGCCCCGAGGGGCTGCCCTATGTCGAGGATCAGGATCCGCCTGCCAAGCCGCGCGAGACCTTCATCTTCTTCATCCATGGCGGCAAGGTGCGGGCGCCGGCGGCGGCGCAGGAACTGGTCAGGCGCGTTTCGGACTAG
- a CDS encoding CaiB/BaiF CoA-transferase family protein, whose translation MKPLAGIKVVELARILAGPWCGQLLADLGAEVIKIERPGEGDDTRHWGPPFLHGPNGENLDAAYFHACNRGKEGRAIDIASPEGQAEVRALIADADIVIENYKVGGLVKYGLDPASLIAANPRLIVCSITGFGQDGPYAGRAGYDFIIQGMGGAMSLTGEPDGAPQKSGVAYADIFTGVYAAVAILAALRRRDTTARGAHIDMALLDTQVGVLANQALNWMANPARVPSRMGNGHANLVPYQAFATCDGDLIVAVGNDSQFRKLCAVLKVDCADDERFATNPARVTNRKALIPLLAAVIAGWAKADLYEALEAAGVPAGPINTVADVFADPQVLARGMRIVREGLPGLASPIVIDGERMVSDKPSPKRA comes from the coding sequence GTGAAACCGCTCGCCGGGATCAAGGTCGTCGAGCTGGCACGGATCCTCGCCGGCCCATGGTGCGGGCAATTGCTTGCCGATCTCGGCGCCGAGGTGATCAAGATCGAGCGGCCGGGCGAAGGCGACGATACCCGCCATTGGGGGCCGCCCTTCCTGCATGGCCCGAACGGCGAAAATCTCGACGCCGCCTATTTCCATGCCTGCAACCGCGGCAAGGAAGGCCGCGCGATCGATATCGCGAGTCCGGAAGGTCAGGCCGAGGTCAGGGCGCTGATCGCCGATGCCGATATCGTCATCGAGAATTACAAGGTCGGCGGACTGGTCAAATATGGCCTCGATCCGGCCAGCCTGATCGCCGCGAACCCGCGCCTGATCGTCTGCTCGATCACCGGCTTCGGGCAGGACGGCCCCTATGCGGGACGCGCCGGCTACGACTTCATCATCCAGGGCATGGGCGGGGCGATGTCGCTGACCGGCGAGCCCGATGGCGCCCCGCAGAAATCGGGCGTCGCCTATGCCGACATCTTCACCGGCGTCTATGCGGCGGTGGCGATCCTCGCAGCACTGCGCCGGCGCGACACCACGGCCCGAGGCGCGCATATCGACATGGCGCTGCTCGATACGCAGGTCGGCGTGCTCGCCAATCAGGCGCTCAACTGGATGGCCAATCCGGCCAGGGTGCCGTCGCGGATGGGCAATGGCCATGCCAATCTCGTGCCATATCAGGCTTTCGCGACCTGCGACGGCGATCTGATCGTCGCGGTCGGCAATGATTCGCAGTTCCGCAAGCTGTGCGCGGTACTCAAAGTCGATTGCGCCGACGACGAACGCTTCGCGACCAATCCCGCGCGCGTCACCAACCGCAAGGCGCTGATCCCGTTGCTGGCGGCGGTGATCGCCGGCTGGGCCAAGGCCGATCTTTATGAGGCACTGGAAGCGGCGGGCGTGCCTGCCGGGCCGATCAACACCGTCGCCGATGTGTTCGCCGATCCGCAGGTGCTGGCGCGCGGCATGCGGATCGTCCGCGAGGGGCTGCCCGGGCTCGCCAGCCCGATCGTGATCGACGGCGAGCGGATGGTCTCGGACAAGCCTAGTCCGAAACGCGCCTGA
- a CDS encoding GNAT family N-acetyltransferase has translation MDLQPTLAGELVTIRPTVPADWDNLFAVASDPLIWEVHPAHDRWQESVFRKYFEDALASGGGVTILDKASGKIIGASRYAFPDAGRDEIEIGWTFIARQYWGGTYNREIKRLMLDHIHRFVGGAVFVVGQNNIRSRKAMEKIGGVLQEGRIERGDGTPLPDHVYYVIRRAS, from the coding sequence ATGGACCTGCAGCCGACGCTCGCAGGTGAACTGGTCACGATCCGCCCGACCGTGCCCGCGGACTGGGACAACCTGTTCGCGGTCGCCAGCGATCCGCTGATCTGGGAAGTCCATCCCGCTCATGACCGCTGGCAGGAAAGCGTGTTCCGGAAGTATTTCGAGGACGCGCTGGCCAGCGGCGGCGGGGTGACGATCCTCGACAAGGCGAGCGGTAAGATCATCGGCGCGAGCCGCTACGCCTTCCCCGATGCCGGGCGCGACGAGATCGAGATCGGCTGGACCTTCATCGCCCGCCAATATTGGGGCGGGACGTACAATCGCGAGATCAAACGACTGATGCTCGATCATATCCACCGTTTCGTCGGCGGCGCGGTGTTCGTGGTTGGCCAGAACAATATCCGCTCGCGCAAGGCGATGGAGAAGATCGGCGGTGTGCTTCAGGAAGGCCGGATCGAGCGCGGCGACGGCACGCCGCTCCCCGACCATGTCTATTATGTGATCCGGCGCGCCTCGTGA
- a CDS encoding acyl-CoA dehydrogenase has protein sequence MAEMGRFDWQDPFALDAQLTDEERMVRDAARDYAQGELLPRVTRAFLDEDFDREIMREMGSLGLLGATIAEEYGGAGLGYVAYGLVAREVERVDSGYRSAMSVQSSLVMHPINAYGTEEQRRKYLPRLASGEWVGCFGLTEPDAGSDPGSMRTRAEKTATGYRLTGSKMWITNSPIADVMVVWAKSDHHGGGIKGFVLERGMDGLTTPKIEGKLSLRASITGEIVMDGVEVGEDALLPDVQGLKGPFGCLNRARYGIAWGSMGAAEACMHAARQYTLDRAQFGRPLAATQLVQLKLANMETEIALGLQAALQCGRMFDAGTLAPEAISIIKRNNCGKALDIARVARDMHGGNGISADMHVMRHAINLETVNTYEGTHDVHGLILGRAITGIAAF, from the coding sequence ATGGCTGAGATGGGCCGGTTCGACTGGCAGGACCCGTTCGCGCTGGATGCGCAGCTGACCGACGAGGAGCGGATGGTCCGCGATGCCGCCCGCGATTATGCCCAGGGCGAATTGCTGCCGCGCGTGACCCGCGCCTTCCTCGACGAGGATTTCGACCGCGAGATCATGCGCGAAATGGGCTCGCTCGGCCTGCTCGGAGCGACCATTGCCGAGGAATATGGCGGAGCCGGGCTCGGCTATGTCGCGTACGGGCTGGTCGCGCGCGAAGTCGAGCGTGTCGATTCGGGCTATCGCTCGGCGATGTCGGTGCAGAGCTCGCTCGTGATGCATCCGATCAACGCCTATGGCACCGAGGAGCAGCGGCGGAAATATCTCCCCAGGCTCGCCAGCGGCGAATGGGTCGGCTGTTTCGGGCTGACCGAGCCCGACGCCGGTTCGGACCCCGGCAGCATGCGCACCCGCGCCGAGAAAACCGCGACCGGCTACCGGCTGACCGGCTCCAAGATGTGGATCACCAATTCGCCGATCGCCGACGTCATGGTCGTCTGGGCCAAGTCCGATCATCATGGCGGCGGGATCAAGGGCTTCGTGCTCGAGCGCGGCATGGACGGGCTGACGACGCCAAAGATCGAGGGCAAGCTGTCGCTGCGCGCCTCGATCACCGGCGAGATCGTCATGGACGGCGTCGAGGTCGGCGAGGACGCGTTGCTCCCCGATGTGCAGGGGCTCAAGGGCCCGTTCGGCTGCCTCAATCGCGCGCGCTACGGCATCGCCTGGGGATCGATGGGCGCCGCCGAGGCCTGCATGCACGCGGCGCGGCAATATACGCTCGACCGCGCCCAGTTCGGCCGCCCGCTGGCGGCGACCCAACTGGTCCAGCTCAAGCTCGCCAATATGGAGACCGAGATCGCGCTCGGCCTGCAGGCAGCGCTGCAATGCGGGCGGATGTTCGACGCCGGCACGCTCGCCCCCGAAGCTATCAGCATCATCAAGCGCAACAATTGCGGCAAGGCGCTCGATATCGCCCGGGTCGCGCGCGACATGCATGGCGGCAATGGCATCTCGGCGGACATGCATGTCATGCGCCACGCCATCAATCTCGAGACGGTCAACACCTATGAGGGCACCCATGACGTCCATGGGCTGATCCTCGGCCGGGCGATCACCGGGATCGCCGCGTTCTGA
- a CDS encoding uroporphyrinogen-III synthase — protein sequence MSRPIAVLRPEPGNRVTAAAIEAAGRGVIRMPLFATAPIAWDVPDPTAFDALILTSANAMRHGGPGLARLIGLPVHAVGTVTGEAARRFGFNVVTNGDSGAATLLARAEATGTRRALHLAGRERTIEAGGIVADVITVYASDPLPVNDMAMLSGSVALVQSARAAMRLREIAADRATIVLVTISSAVAEAAGDGWERVVVSPAPSSEAMIDAAMALAD from the coding sequence ATGAGCAGGCCGATCGCGGTGCTCCGGCCCGAACCGGGCAACCGCGTCACCGCCGCGGCGATCGAGGCGGCCGGGCGCGGCGTCATCCGCATGCCGCTGTTCGCAACCGCGCCGATCGCCTGGGATGTGCCGGACCCCACCGCGTTCGACGCGCTGATCCTGACCAGCGCCAATGCCATGCGCCACGGTGGGCCGGGGCTGGCACGGCTGATCGGGCTGCCGGTCCACGCCGTCGGCACGGTCACGGGCGAGGCGGCGCGGCGATTCGGCTTCAACGTCGTCACCAATGGCGATTCGGGCGCGGCGACTTTGCTCGCTCGGGCCGAAGCCACAGGCACCCGCCGGGCGCTGCATCTCGCCGGGCGCGAACGGACGATCGAAGCCGGCGGGATCGTGGCCGACGTGATCACCGTTTATGCCAGCGACCCGCTGCCGGTGAACGATATGGCGATGCTCAGCGGATCGGTGGCCCTGGTGCAGTCGGCCCGCGCCGCGATGCGGCTGCGCGAAATCGCCGCGGATCGGGCCACCATCGTGCTGGTGACGATCAGCTCCGCCGTAGCCGAGGCCGCGGGCGATGGCTGGGAGCGCGTTGTCGTCTCGCCCGCCCCCTCCAGCGAAGCGATGATCGATGCCGCTATGGCGCTCGCCGATTGA